Part of the Methylovirgula sp. 4M-Z18 genome is shown below.
AGATCCTCACCCCCGACTTCCTGCGCAAGGATGGGGCGCTCGAGATCGTGGTTGCGGCCAAGCCCGACGTGTTCAATCACAATCTCGAAACCGTGCCGTCGAACTATCTCACGGTCCGACCCGGCGCGCGCTACTTCCATTCCATTCGCCTGTTGCAGCGGGTGAAGGAACTCGATCCGACCATTTTCACCAAATCCGGCATCATGGTCGGCCTTGGCGAGAAGCGGAACGAGGTGTTGCAACTGATGGACGATCTGCGCTCCGCCGACGTTGATTTCCTCACGATCGGCCAATATCTGCAGCCGACGAAGAAACATCACGCGGTTCTGGAATTCGTCACGCCCGAGCAATTCAAGGCCTATGAGACGGTTGCTTATGTGAAGGGCTTCCTGCTCGTCTCGGCGACGCCCCTGACCCGCTCATCGCACCATGCGGGCGAGGATTTCGCTCGGCTGCAGGCGGCTCGGCGCGCCAAATCCGGCGCATGAGCGATCTTGCAGCTACGCTGCGAGTCTTGGAACCCTATCCGGGGATCTTTACGTATTACGATGGCCGTATTGACGGTAAACGCCTTCATTCGGAGGGTCCTAACTGGCTGGATGACGGCGCTTTCTCGCTCGGCACCGCATCCTATGCGATCGTGGACGGCGCCGAAGCGCTCGTCTACGACACGCATATGTCGCTTGACCATGCGCGTGCGATTCGTGCGCATCTCACCGGGCGGGGTGTCACGCAGATCCGCGTCGTTCTTTCCCATTGGCACAATGATCACGTGGCTGGAAATGCCGTCTTCGCCGATTGCGAGATCATCGCTTTGCGGCTGACCGCCGATTTGCTGCAGTCCCATCGGGACGAACTCGCGACGCAGCCGCCGGCGATCTCACCGCTCGTTATGCCGAATCGACTGTTTGAGCATGAATTGCATCTCACGGTTGGTCAGCGGCAGGTCGAGTTGCATCATTTCCAGATTCACTCGGCCGACGGTAACGTCATGTGGCTTCCCGATCAGCACATTCTGCTCGCCGGCGATACGGTGGAAGATACGGTCACCTATATTTGCGAGCCGGAAGAAGCCGGGCGGCATTTAAGGGAACTCGATCGCCTCGGGCACTGGCCGATCGATCGAATTTTACCCAACCACGGTGATCTGGACCGGATTGCTGCAGGCGGCTATGATCAGAGCTTGATTGGGGCGACCAAGGCCTATCTTCGCCGGCTTCTTGATGTGCGGGGGACCGGGGAGGAGTTGCTATCTTTGCGCGAATTCGTGGCGCCGGAATTGGCTTCGGGCGCGATCATATATTTTGCGCCTTACGAAGTTGTCCATGCGCAAAATATGTCGTTACTTCGCGCTGCAACCCTTAAGGAGTAGGGCGATGCGAGTGTTTGCCGACATCGACCTGTGGCATTTTTGTCTCATCGACTGAATACAACTGTCGCGAAGTTGCGATCTGATCAATAAAACTTTGGAAATCTACGCTGGCTTGCTAGCTTTCCCAAAAGAATGGTGAGTCCATGAAAAAATATCTTCTGGTGGTGGCATTGTGTGTCGGTTCCTATTCGTCAGCTTGGAGTGCCGACCTGCCGGTTAGCACTCCGGCTCCGGCTCCTGCCCCCGCGCCTTCGACGTTGAGCTCATACTCCTTCATAGATGAGTTGCGGATGGGTGCGCTTGTCCATGACGCGGCGAGCCGGGAGAGCGGTGGCGCGCCCGATTTGAATGCGGAAGTGCTTTTCGTCAAGCCGTGGGGAACCAATGATCAGTGGTGGCTGCCGCGTCCCATGATCGGCACCACGATCAATTTTGAAGGCCGCACCAGCACAGCGTTTGCAGCGGCGGCTTGGCAATATTACGTGACGCAGAAGATCTTCGTCGAGGGCACGTTCGGCGGCAGTGTCAACAACGGCAAAGTCGATGGCGGGGACCACCATAATGCGGTCGGCTCGCACGTGCTGTTTCGCGAATCCGCTGCGCTCGGCTATGATTTGACCGATCATTGGCGCGTTCTTGCGACCGTCGAGCACGATTCGAACGCTGGCCTCGCGAAAAAGAACCGTGGATTGACCAATTACGGCGTCCAGATCGGCTATCGGTTCTAGAGCTTAAGCTCGTTCCCTTATCGTCAAAACGCGTTGACGCGCCGGATTGCGTGGGCAAGTCTTCCCGATGGAGGATTTGTCTTGCGGCTTCCGGCGCGCGTTTTCATTACCCGCATTTTAGGCGGCATTGGCCGGGTGCCGGCGGTCGGTGAATTGTAAAAGCCGGCGGCAAGACCTTCGAGGACAACGCAAAAGTCCGTTACGGGGGCCTGCAGAAGATCCGCTGTTCGGATCGAAAAAGCGCTATGTGGCCTTGCCAAATGGGCCCGTCCGTGATCGCTTGAACTTTGCCGTTCTTTTGGGGAGGTGGCAGAATGTCTCAAGACGCTGACGCGGTCTCGCGGCGCGAGGCCCTCATGATCGCCGGCGGCGCGGCGCTGGTCGCCGCATCACCTTTCACATTGGGAAAAGCCATGGCCGACACCACCACGATCACGCCCGATGCCCAAGACGTGTTTCTCGTCATTGATGTGCAGAACGATTTTCTGCCCGGCGGATCCTTGGCCGTTAAAAACGGCGATCAGGTCATTGCGCCGATCAATGCGCTGGCCAAGAAATTCCCGAATGTCATCCAGACCCAGGATTGGCACACCAAAGCGCATGTCTCCTTCGCCTCGTCGCATGATGGAGCGAAGCCGTTCGAGGTGACGAAATTGTCTTACGGTGATCAGGTTCTCTGGCCCGATCATTGCATCCAAGGCTCGAAAGGCGCGGCCTTTTCCGATCAGCTCGATTTGCCCATGGTCCAGCTCGTGATCCGCAAGGGCTATCATCAGAGCGTCGATAGCTATTCGGCTTTTGTCGAGGCGGACAAGGTGACCAAGACGGGCCTTGCCGGGTATCTGACCGAGCGCGGCATCAAGCGATGCTTCGTTGCGGGGCTTGCCACGGATTTTTGCGTCGCCTGGACCGCGCTCGATGCGCGTAAAGCTGGGTTTGAAACCTATGTCATCGAGGATGCCAGCCGTGGCATCGACGCGTTGGGCTCTATGGCAGCGGCGATCCGCAACATGGACGCTGCCGGCGTGAAGCGCATTCAATCGTCGGCGATCTTAGGCGCTTGAGCAGCTTTTCGTGTGGGGCTGGCCTTGGCCGGGCCGGTCTCGCACCGATTCGCTCTGGCCTTGTCGTCCGCTTCAGCCTATCCAGCACGTATTGATGAGCATCGACAGGCTCCTGGTCTGTTAACA
Proteins encoded:
- a CDS encoding MBL fold metallo-hydrolase — protein: MSDLAATLRVLEPYPGIFTYYDGRIDGKRLHSEGPNWLDDGAFSLGTASYAIVDGAEALVYDTHMSLDHARAIRAHLTGRGVTQIRVVLSHWHNDHVAGNAVFADCEIIALRLTADLLQSHRDELATQPPAISPLVMPNRLFEHELHLTVGQRQVELHHFQIHSADGNVMWLPDQHILLAGDTVEDTVTYICEPEEAGRHLRELDRLGHWPIDRILPNHGDLDRIAAGGYDQSLIGATKAYLRRLLDVRGTGEELLSLREFVAPELASGAIIYFAPYEVVHAQNMSLLRAATLKE
- a CDS encoding acyloxyacyl hydrolase; the encoded protein is MGALVHDAASRESGGAPDLNAEVLFVKPWGTNDQWWLPRPMIGTTINFEGRTSTAFAAAAWQYYVTQKIFVEGTFGGSVNNGKVDGGDHHNAVGSHVLFRESAALGYDLTDHWRVLATVEHDSNAGLAKKNRGLTNYGVQIGYRF
- the pncA gene encoding bifunctional nicotinamidase/pyrazinamidase, which codes for MSQDADAVSRREALMIAGGAALVAASPFTLGKAMADTTTITPDAQDVFLVIDVQNDFLPGGSLAVKNGDQVIAPINALAKKFPNVIQTQDWHTKAHVSFASSHDGAKPFEVTKLSYGDQVLWPDHCIQGSKGAAFSDQLDLPMVQLVIRKGYHQSVDSYSAFVEADKVTKTGLAGYLTERGIKRCFVAGLATDFCVAWTALDARKAGFETYVIEDASRGIDALGSMAAAIRNMDAAGVKRIQSSAILGA
- the lipA gene encoding lipoyl synthase translates to MAVVLDLLKSDPRKKALGEARHPEKAHRPDQPVLRKPEWIRVKAPGSPKWAETHKIVKEHGLVTVCEEAGCPNIGECWEKKHATFMIMGDTCTRACSFCNVKTGLPGALDAHEPQYVAEAVAKLGLSHVVITSVDRDDLADGGAEHFAQTIHAIRAASPKTTIEILTPDFLRKDGALEIVVAAKPDVFNHNLETVPSNYLTVRPGARYFHSIRLLQRVKELDPTIFTKSGIMVGLGEKRNEVLQLMDDLRSADVDFLTIGQYLQPTKKHHAVLEFVTPEQFKAYETVAYVKGFLLVSATPLTRSSHHAGEDFARLQAARRAKSGA